Within the Pseudomonas sp. SL4(2022) genome, the region AACAAGGCTTCGGCGATACCCGGGGCAACCACGGCGAGGTTGGTGGTCTGCGATTTGGCGATGCCGATAAAGCTGTTCATGATGCCCCAGACCGTGCCGAACAGGCCGACGAAGGGCGCGGTGGAACCAATGGTGGCCAGCACCCCGGTGCCTTTGCTCATGTCCCTGCCGCACGCGGCCACCAGGCGCTCCAGGCGGAAGCTGACACGTTCCTTGATACCATCCTTCAGCTTGCTGTTGGCGGACAGGTTCAGTTCATCGCGGGCATCGTCGATCAGCAGGGTGCTGAAACTGTGCTGGGCACGTGCCTGGTCGGCGGCCTGTTGCAGGTTGCGTGCGCGTTTCAGTTCGGGCAGCTCACGACGCAGACGACGGCGGGCGCTGAGCAGCTCAATGCTTTTCGCCACCCACACGGTCCAGGTCAGGATCGAGGCGAGCACCAGGCCGATCATCACACTTTTCACTACGACATCGGCGTTCTGGAACATGCCCCATGGCGACAGGTCGTGCAGCAGGGCCTCATCGGCTGCCGCGTCAGGCGGCGTCTCGCTGTTCTGCAGGGCGGTCAGCAGGTGCTGAGCCTGCTCGGGGGCAATGCCGTTGTCCGTGATGAATTGTTGCTGTGTAGCGCTGATCTGCTCGGCACTGGCCTGTTCGCCCAACGCCGCGATTTTTTCCCGCAAAGCTGTTAGCTGAGGGGTCTCTCCAGTTACTGGTGCAGCCTGGGGTGTCGCCAATGCTGAGCCGTTCGGTGCGGCGGCAGCCGGTTGTTCAGCAAAGCTGGTGATGGGCAGCAAGGTCAGCAGTGACAAGCAGAGCAGCGGCAACCAGCGCGGCTGGCGAGACGTGGCGGTGTGAGCGGTTGGGCTGGAAAAGAACATACTGGCCGGACCTGAGAAGGAAAGGTTGCGGGTGCGCTGCGATATAGAGCGGCGCATGAGTAAGCGCAAACATTATTGCAAATAATTCGCGTTAATAAAATATTGATTAAAGACTGCCTCGCGCGCGAGGGCGCGAGTGGCTTGAGCGTGCGAGTGGAGGGTTAGTCGTGTGGCGAGGGCAGAGCGGAGCGTAGGGGAGGCGGGGCAGATGCCCCGCCAGGGGTGTTACTCGAGCACCAGAATAGCGTCCATTTCAACGTGCGCACCACGGGGCAGTGCCGCTACACCAATGGCTGCGCGAGCCGGGTAGGGCTGCTCGAAGTAACGGCCCATGACTTCATTGACCTTGGCGAAGTGCGACAGGTCGGTGAGGAAGATGTTCAGTTTGACGATGTCCTTGAACGAGCCGCCAGCGGCTTCGGCCACGGCTTTGAGGTTCTCGAACACTTGCACGGTCTGGGCTTCGAAGCCTTCCACCAGTTCCATGGTCTTCGGGTCCAGCGGGATCTGTCCGGACATGTACACAGTGTTGCCCGCCTTGATTGCCTGGGAGTAAGTGCCGATAGCGGCTGGGGCCTTGTCGCTGCTGATAACGCTCTTGCTCATGGAAGCTCCTGCAAAGCTGTAGTGGGAGAACTCTACGCACACGTTGCTGTGGCGATGTCAGTTAGATTGTCTAGGTTGGGCGAAAGCCACAGCGACTGTCAAAGTACAGCGGGCTGTTGATTGTGCTGTTCAGTTCGATCAGGCGCGCGTTCGGGTAATGCGAATGACGCCGCTCAACGCCCGCAGCTTCTTGATCACGCGTGCCAAGTGCACGCGGTCATGCACGCTGACCACCAGCTGTACGACACTGATGCGGCCATCACGCTCGTCCATGCTGATCTTCTCGATATTACCGTCAGCGGCATTCACGCTGCCGGCCAGCAGGGCGATCAGGCCGCGCTGGTGCTCAAGCTCGACGCGCAGTTCGACGTTGAACTCGCCGGTAACGTCCTTGGCCCAGGACAGCTGGATGCATTTTTCCGGGTTGTGGCGGATCTCGCCGATGTTCTTGCAGCTGTCCAGGTGCACCACCATGCCTTTGCCTGCGGACAAGTGGCCGACAATCGGGTCGCCCGGAATCGGCGTGCAGCATTTGGCGTAGCTCAGCACCAGGCCTTCGGTGCCGCGAATCGCCAGCGGCCCTTCGCTGCTTGGCAACGCTTCGTTGCTGTCACTGAGCAGGCGGCGCGCCACCACATAGGCCATGCGGTTGCCCAGGCCGATGTCTTCGAGCAGGTCTTCGAGCACGTCCTGATGGTATTCGGCGAGTACCGCCTGGATCCGTTCGGGCGAGAGCTTGTCGACGCGGCTGTCGAAACCAGCCAGCACCTTGTTTAGCAGGCGTTCTCCCAGGCTGATGGACTCCGAGCGGCGCTGCAGCTTCAGGGCGTGGCGAATATGCGTGCGGGCCTTGCCGGTGACCACGAAGCTCAGCCAGGCCGGGTTTGGTCGTGCGCCGGGGGCGGTGACGATTTCCACCGTCGAGCCGCTTTCCAGTGCCTGCGACAGTGGCGCCAGGCGGCGGTTGATGCGGCAGGCGATGCAGGTGTTGCCGACATCGGTATGCACCGCGTAGGCAAAGTCGACCGCCGTGGAGCCTTTCGGCAGCTCCATGATGCGGCCTTTGGGCGTGAACACGTAGACCTCGTCGGGGAACAGGTCGATCTTCACGCTCTCGATAAATTCCAGCGAGTTGCCGGCGCGTTGCTGCATCTCCAATACGCCCTTGACCCACTGCCGCGCGCGGGCGTGGCTGCCCTTGGGCTGGTCTTCCTCGTTGGATTTGTACAGCCAGTGTGCGGCAATGCCGTTGTTGGCCAGCTCTTCCATTTCACGGGTACGGATCTGAATCTCGATCGGTACGCCGTGCATGCCGAACAGCGTGGTGTGCAGCGACTGATAGCCGTTGGCCTTGGGGATGGCGATGTAATCCTTGAAGCGGCCGGGCAGGGGCTTGTACAGGTTATGCACGGCGCCGAGCACGCGGTAACAGGTGTCGACCTTATCGACGACGATGCGGAAGGCGTAGACGTCCATGATTTCGTTGAACGCCCGGCGTTTGCCGCGCATCTTCTGGTAGATGCCGTAGAGGTGCTTCTCGCGGCCCATCACCTCGCCCTCCATGCCTTCGCGGGCCAGGCAGTGGGTGATCGACTCTTCGATCTTGTTGACGATTTCCTTACGGTTGCCCCGCGCACGTTTGACCGCTGTGCGGATGCGCTCGGAGCGCATCGGGTGCATGGCCTTGAAGCCCAGATCCTCGAACTCGATGCGCATGCTGTGCATGCCCAGGCGGTTGGCGATCGGTGCGTAGATTTCCAGGGTTTCCTTGGCGATGCGTCG harbors:
- the exbB gene encoding tonB-system energizer ExbB; protein product: MFFSSPTAHTATSRQPRWLPLLCLSLLTLLPITSFAEQPAAAAPNGSALATPQAAPVTGETPQLTALREKIAALGEQASAEQISATQQQFITDNGIAPEQAQHLLTALQNSETPPDAAADEALLHDLSPWGMFQNADVVVKSVMIGLVLASILTWTVWVAKSIELLSARRRLRRELPELKRARNLQQAADQARAQHSFSTLLIDDARDELNLSANSKLKDGIKERVSFRLERLVAACGRDMSKGTGVLATIGSTAPFVGLFGTVWGIMNSFIGIAKSQTTNLAVVAPGIAEALLATALGLVAAIPAVIIYNVFARSIASYKAQVADASAQVLLLVSRDLDMPTSNERSTAPQMVRAV
- a CDS encoding RidA family protein produces the protein MSKSVISSDKAPAAIGTYSQAIKAGNTVYMSGQIPLDPKTMELVEGFEAQTVQVFENLKAVAEAAGGSFKDIVKLNIFLTDLSHFAKVNEVMGRYFEQPYPARAAIGVAALPRGAHVEMDAILVLE
- the spoT gene encoding bifunctional GTP diphosphokinase/guanosine-3',5'-bis pyrophosphate 3'-pyrophosphohydrolase: MPSIDALADRLSTYLDGDQVNLVRRAYFYAEQAHDGQRRRSGEAYVTHPLAVASILADMHMDHQSLMAAMLHDVIEDTGIAKEALDAQFGESVAELVDGVSKLTQMNFETKAEAQAENFQKMAMAMARDIRVILVKLADRLHNMRTLEVLSGEKRRRIAKETLEIYAPIANRLGMHSMRIEFEDLGFKAMHPMRSERIRTAVKRARGNRKEIVNKIEESITHCLAREGMEGEVMGREKHLYGIYQKMRGKRRAFNEIMDVYAFRIVVDKVDTCYRVLGAVHNLYKPLPGRFKDYIAIPKANGYQSLHTTLFGMHGVPIEIQIRTREMEELANNGIAAHWLYKSNEEDQPKGSHARARQWVKGVLEMQQRAGNSLEFIESVKIDLFPDEVYVFTPKGRIMELPKGSTAVDFAYAVHTDVGNTCIACRINRRLAPLSQALESGSTVEIVTAPGARPNPAWLSFVVTGKARTHIRHALKLQRRSESISLGERLLNKVLAGFDSRVDKLSPERIQAVLAEYHQDVLEDLLEDIGLGNRMAYVVARRLLSDSNEALPSSEGPLAIRGTEGLVLSYAKCCTPIPGDPIVGHLSAGKGMVVHLDSCKNIGEIRHNPEKCIQLSWAKDVTGEFNVELRVELEHQRGLIALLAGSVNAADGNIEKISMDERDGRISVVQLVVSVHDRVHLARVIKKLRALSGVIRITRTRA